In Scylla paramamosain isolate STU-SP2022 chromosome 17, ASM3559412v1, whole genome shotgun sequence, one DNA window encodes the following:
- the LOC135108328 gene encoding uncharacterized protein LOC135108328, producing the protein MSQRFFKEKNVAAAYAKTRLKPPASLVRSILDYLRSGYDGPLKAAVDVGCGSGQCTHLLAPHFTSVVGVDISEGQIAEAVKLNENQAVAFRVSRAESLPFPDGSQQLVTSGQACHWFDLPVFFKEADRILVPGGVVALYCYDEERIVHHQLAKKLNGVIDELVDSIFAEIWKEGIYDVRGLYQEPKFNIPYPDFFRDKIHISERELTVEELTILISSWPGISIAEKDLVEFQEKFMLTLGVSTHPEHTPHPTA; encoded by the exons ATGTCTCAGCGGTTCTTTAAGGAAAagaatgttgctgctgcttacGCCAAGACGCGGCTCAAACCCCCGGCGTCACTGGTGAGGAGCATCCTGGACTACCTTCGCAGTGGG TACGATGGTCCCCTGAAAGCAGCGGTGGACGTGGGCTGCGGCTCCGGCCAGTGTACCCATCTCCTGGCTCCTCACTTCACCTCCGTGGTGGGTGTGGACATCTCGGAGGGGCAGATTGCTGAGGCCGTGAAACTCAACGAGAACCAAGCAGTGGCCTTcag GGTGAGCCGAGCTGAGTCATTGCCATTCCCTGATGGCAGCCAGCAGCTGGTGACATCAGGCCAAGCATGCCATTGGTTTGACTTGCCAGTGTTCTTTAAGGAGGCAGATCGTATCCTGGTGCctg GTGGTGTGGTGGCCCTTTACTGCTATGATGAAGAACGCATTGTGCATCACCAACTGGCAAAAAAACTCAATGGAGTAATTGATGAG CTTGTTGACAGCATATTTGCAGAGATCTGGAAGGAAGGCATCTATGATGTGAGGGGCCTGTATCAAGAGCCCAAGTTTAACATCCCTTACCCTGACTTCTTTAG GGACAAGATACACATCAGTGAGAGGGAGCTGACTGTGGAGGAATTGACCATCTTAATATCTTCTTGGCCAGGAATCAGCATAGCAGAGAAAGATCTTGTTGAGTTCCAGGAAAA ATTCATGTTGACTCTGGGAGTAAGCACCCATCCTGAGCATACCCCGCATCCAACTGCGTAA